Proteins co-encoded in one Chloroflexota bacterium genomic window:
- a CDS encoding sugar phosphate isomerase/epimerase translates to MADVPIEVAVPRLARMGYTGLELTILPGYTTALELLDASARQRIPALLREHGMTLSALAAHSRFLDPPEYMTSITRLREAVELAVALAPDDPPPINTLPGGAPGEWDAVRHRVVDEYVRLGEFAAPHGVSLAIEPHVGAALSRPEQALWLVEQIGLRNVGLNLDYSHFQAIGMSVAEAVPPLAPHTLHTHIKGVEGLWPEHAFLTPGEDDFDHATYLRTMYECGYRGYETVEISKMVVARPDYEPFTHAQLAYDTLADAARRAGIG, encoded by the coding sequence ATGGCCGATGTCCCCATTGAGGTCGCCGTGCCGCGACTGGCGCGGATGGGCTACACCGGGCTCGAGCTCACCATCCTGCCGGGCTACACCACGGCCCTCGAACTCCTGGACGCCTCCGCCCGCCAACGCATCCCCGCCCTGCTGCGTGAGCACGGCATGACGCTCTCGGCGCTTGCCGCGCACTCGCGGTTCCTGGACCCCCCGGAGTACATGACCAGCATCACGCGCCTGCGCGAGGCTGTGGAACTGGCCGTCGCGCTCGCGCCCGACGATCCGCCGCCAATCAACACACTGCCCGGCGGCGCCCCTGGCGAATGGGATGCCGTGCGCCATCGCGTGGTTGACGAGTACGTGCGGCTCGGGGAATTCGCCGCGCCCCACGGCGTGTCGCTGGCCATCGAGCCGCACGTGGGCGCGGCCCTCAGCCGGCCGGAACAGGCGCTCTGGCTGGTCGAGCAGATCGGCCTGCGCAACGTGGGCCTCAATCTCGACTACAGCCACTTCCAGGCCATCGGCATGAGCGTGGCCGAGGCCGTGCCTCCGCTCGCGCCGCACACGCTGCATACGCACATCAAGGGAGTGGAGGGGCTCTGGCCCGAGCACGCCTTCCTCACACCCGGCGAGGACGACTTCGATCACGCCACCTATCTGCGGACGATGTACGAGTGCGGCTATCGCGGCTACGAGACGGTCGAGATCTCGAAGATGGTCGTGGCCCGCCCTGACTATGAGCCGTTTACGCACGCACAGCTTGCCTACGACACGCTTGCCGACGCGGCGCGTCGGGCTGGCATCGGCTAG
- a CDS encoding GNAT family N-acetyltransferase — protein sequence MSRLRFHQAPSPKPGRTDVWAERDGELVCSLEIMAAPVRLAGATLRTAGIANVFTEEGHRRRGYASALMAHAHEILPDHGYSTVALFGIPGFYGQFGYATIGCDFAIEVATSVAEQIIGSHRLRPATAADLPAVAEIYNAVNAGLDGSVVRDPGDWIGLRHGSTILGTAGLWIAEGSDGRSVGYVALREDPRKAEVIDAGFTDSAVAPSLVAHAAVEALKRQPPAIRFELHPEVGLGSFARRMDCKLATVRPHDSGYMLRILDQDAVLRAVQPTLRDRAAACEDEAPSRLRFKTPLGTTTVEIGGRGPERTLALPHERLTQLLFGYWSAGEVAEVEGVRIAPMDVPWLAALFPRGDSYCYEPDRY from the coding sequence TTGAGCCGCCTGCGCTTCCACCAGGCGCCGTCGCCGAAGCCGGGGCGCACTGACGTCTGGGCCGAGCGCGACGGCGAGCTGGTGTGCTCGCTGGAAATCATGGCGGCGCCGGTTCGACTGGCCGGCGCGACGCTGCGCACAGCCGGCATCGCAAACGTCTTCACAGAGGAAGGCCACCGCCGCCGCGGCTACGCCAGCGCGTTGATGGCGCACGCCCACGAGATCCTCCCCGACCACGGATACTCGACGGTCGCGCTCTTCGGCATTCCGGGGTTCTACGGGCAGTTCGGCTACGCGACCATCGGCTGCGACTTCGCCATCGAGGTTGCGACTAGCGTTGCCGAGCAGATCATCGGCAGCCACCGCTTGCGTCCCGCGACCGCCGCCGATCTTCCGGCGGTCGCCGAGATCTACAACGCGGTCAACGCCGGCCTGGACGGATCGGTCGTACGCGACCCCGGAGACTGGATCGGCCTGCGCCACGGCTCGACGATCCTCGGCACGGCGGGTCTGTGGATCGCCGAGGGTTCCGACGGCCGCTCCGTTGGTTACGTCGCGCTGCGCGAGGACCCCCGCAAGGCGGAGGTGATAGACGCCGGATTCACGGACTCAGCCGTAGCGCCGTCGCTGGTGGCGCATGCGGCTGTCGAGGCCTTGAAGCGGCAGCCGCCGGCTATCAGGTTCGAGCTGCATCCCGAGGTCGGGCTCGGCTCCTTCGCGCGGCGGATGGACTGCAAGCTGGCGACGGTTCGGCCACACGACTCCGGCTACATGCTGCGCATCCTCGACCAGGATGCGGTGCTGCGGGCGGTGCAGCCGACGCTGCGCGACCGGGCGGCGGCGTGTGAAGACGAGGCCCCATCCCGCCTGCGCTTCAAGACGCCGTTGGGGACGACCACCGTCGAGATTGGCGGCCGTGGACCCGAGCGCACGCTGGCCCTGCCGCACGAACGTCTGACTCAGCTTCTCTTTGGCTACTGGTCGGCTGGCGAGGTCGCGGAGGTCGAGGGCGTGCGCATCGCGCCGATGGACGTGCCGTGGCTGGCGGCGCTGTTCCCGCGCGGCGACTCCTACTGCTACGAGCCGGATAGGTATTGA
- a CDS encoding aldo/keto reductase: MEYRRLGRTGLEVSLVSLGTGGPSRFGQDRGTTAAAARRLVRRALDHGVNFFDTAQGYGDSETLLGQALDGVPRDEYLIATKCTYRDGDERVIAASDVSLAIDRALARLKVDVIDVMQIHGLQDEHYDEVIERHLPVLEEAQAAGKIRYVGVTERFTHDPAHDMLRRAIADDHFDTLMVGYSLLHQGAERHVLPAAQAADIGVIIMIAVRRALSIPERLREVIADLVERGQLPGDAVPAEDPLGWLVHGDVTSVVDAAYRFVREHAAVDTVLTGTSRPEHLDANVAALLRGTLPASDQHRLRDVFGHLEEALGN; encoded by the coding sequence ATGGAATACCGACGGCTTGGTCGCACGGGGCTCGAGGTGTCGCTGGTGTCGCTGGGCACCGGCGGGCCGAGCCGCTTCGGGCAAGATCGCGGGACCACCGCCGCGGCGGCTCGGCGCCTGGTCCGGCGCGCGCTCGATCACGGCGTCAACTTCTTCGACACGGCCCAGGGCTACGGCGACAGCGAAACGCTGCTGGGACAGGCGCTGGACGGCGTGCCGCGCGACGAATACCTCATCGCCACCAAGTGCACCTACCGCGACGGTGACGAGCGCGTCATTGCAGCGTCGGACGTTTCGCTCGCCATTGATCGGGCCCTCGCCCGCCTGAAGGTGGACGTGATCGATGTCATGCAAATCCACGGCCTGCAGGACGAGCACTACGACGAGGTGATCGAGCGGCATCTGCCGGTGCTCGAGGAAGCGCAGGCCGCGGGGAAGATTCGGTATGTCGGCGTGACCGAGCGCTTTACCCACGACCCCGCGCACGACATGCTGCGCCGCGCCATCGCCGACGACCATTTCGACACGCTGATGGTCGGCTACAGCCTGCTGCACCAGGGCGCGGAGCGGCACGTGCTTCCCGCGGCGCAGGCGGCAGATATCGGGGTCATCATCATGATCGCGGTGCGTCGCGCGCTGTCGATCCCCGAGCGCCTGCGCGAGGTGATCGCCGACCTCGTCGAACGCGGACAGCTACCAGGCGACGCGGTGCCGGCGGAGGACCCGCTGGGCTGGCTGGTACACGGCGACGTGACGTCGGTGGTGGACGCCGCTTATCGCTTCGTCCGCGAACACGCTGCGGTCGACACCGTGCTCACGGGCACGTCGCGGCCCGAGCACCTCGACGCGAACGTCGCGGCGCTCTTGCGGGGCACGCTGCCGGCGTCGGATCAGCACCGCCTGCGGGATGTCTTCGGCCACCTGGAGGAGGCGCTGGGGAACTAG
- a CDS encoding nicotinate phosphoribosyltransferase: protein MAAPSAQGLVTDLYQLTMLQAYLEHGMRAPATFELFTRRLPPNRNFLIAAGLDAALDYLEHLRFEASDIDYLESLGRFSAEFLDYLRGFRFSGSVDAVPEGTPFFANEPLLRVQAPLPEAQLVETRLLNLVQLPTAVASKAARVVAAADGRSVIDFGLRHAHGADASLAASRAAYVAGVEATSNVAAGQAFGIPVAGTMAHSFVQAHDREREAFRRFMATFPTAALLVDTYDVETGIATVIELVREPDGAAPAAVRLDSGDLAAHARRTRRQLDAAGLTHVQIIASGNLDEQEIARLVADGAPIDSFGVGAALAVSEDAPCLDVVYKLVAYDGLGRMKLAAEKSTLPDPKQVFRQFDGGSATHDVLGLAGEQADGQPLLKPVMRDGKRLPAGRRSLDEIRTHAQRSLAALPARIGSLDPAAPPYRVEISAALRDSAARTRRWLEAQ from the coding sequence ATGGCCGCGCCTTCCGCCCAGGGACTCGTCACCGACCTCTACCAGCTCACCATGCTCCAGGCGTACCTGGAGCACGGCATGCGGGCGCCGGCGACGTTCGAGCTATTCACGCGGCGCTTGCCGCCGAATCGGAATTTCCTGATCGCCGCCGGCCTGGACGCGGCCCTCGACTACCTGGAGCACCTTCGATTCGAGGCCTCGGACATCGACTACCTGGAATCCCTGGGGCGCTTCTCGGCTGAGTTTCTCGACTATCTGCGCGGATTCCGGTTTTCGGGGAGCGTGGACGCGGTGCCCGAGGGCACGCCATTCTTCGCCAACGAGCCGCTGCTGCGGGTGCAGGCGCCGCTGCCCGAGGCCCAGCTCGTCGAGACCCGGCTGCTCAATCTCGTCCAGTTGCCCACCGCGGTGGCTTCGAAGGCGGCGCGCGTCGTGGCGGCGGCCGATGGACGGTCGGTCATCGACTTCGGCTTGCGGCACGCGCACGGCGCCGATGCCTCGCTCGCGGCCTCCCGGGCGGCCTACGTCGCTGGCGTGGAGGCCACGTCAAACGTTGCGGCGGGGCAGGCTTTCGGCATCCCCGTGGCCGGGACGATGGCGCACAGCTTCGTGCAAGCCCACGACCGCGAGCGCGAGGCATTCCGGCGCTTCATGGCGACGTTTCCCACGGCAGCGCTGCTGGTCGATACCTACGACGTCGAGACGGGCATAGCCACGGTCATCGAGCTTGTGCGCGAGCCCGACGGCGCCGCGCCGGCCGCCGTTCGGCTGGACTCGGGAGATCTGGCCGCGCACGCGCGTCGAACCCGCCGGCAGCTGGATGCAGCCGGACTGACCCACGTCCAAATTATCGCCAGCGGCAATCTCGATGAGCAGGAGATCGCCCGCCTCGTCGCCGACGGAGCGCCCATCGACAGCTTCGGCGTCGGCGCCGCGCTGGCAGTCTCCGAAGATGCGCCGTGCTTGGACGTGGTCTACAAGCTGGTGGCCTACGACGGACTCGGACGCATGAAGCTGGCCGCCGAGAAGTCGACGCTCCCCGATCCTAAGCAGGTCTTCCGGCAGTTCGACGGCGGCAGCGCGACGCACGATGTCCTCGGGCTTGCCGGCGAGCAAGCCGATGGGCAGCCGCTACTGAAGCCGGTGATGCGCGACGGCAAGCGGCTCCCAGCCGGCCGCCGCTCGTTGGATGAGATTCGCACTCACGCCCAACGCTCACTGGCAGCGCTTCCGGCGCGCATCGGCTCACTTGATCCGGCCGCGCCGCCCTACCGGGTCGAGATCAGCGCAGCCCTACGGGATTCCGCCGCGCGCACGCGGCGCTGGTTGGAAGCGCAATAG
- the gltX gene encoding glutamate--tRNA ligase produces MTSGMRVRMAPSPTGDIHIGNARTALMNYLLARQSGGTFILRVEDTDRERSDAQKEAGIYDGLRWLSLDWDEGPNVGGPYGPYRQSERHEVHREAIEALLASNAAYYDYTTAEERAAEREAQIARGQTPRYSGSGRSLTSAQIAERQAAGVVPAVRFASGSGAVGFDDGVFGPLTTDASEIEDFVIARGDGTALYNMAVVADDRSMAITHVVRGADHTSNTFRQVLLYRALGWEPPNFAHLPLLLNKRRQKLSKRDGSQWLGEYRAQGYLPEAVVNFMVFLGWSPGDERELFSLDDLVDEFSLQRVNRADAVYDVQRLDHFNGVWLRQLDMDALAERALPFARDGGLQVDESQRDYFQQALALEQERIGHLSDVPDVMGFFFDEDLDPDVELMRFKRHDRAETAAALTTVEGLVRELPEYTIEAIETMLRGLAERLGWKTGDLFMPIRIAVTGRRATPPLFETMAVLGRERCLVRLQRARDKLDD; encoded by the coding sequence ATGACCTCTGGCATGCGGGTGCGGATGGCGCCGAGTCCGACCGGCGACATCCACATTGGCAACGCGCGCACGGCACTGATGAACTACCTGCTGGCGCGGCAGTCGGGCGGCACCTTCATCCTGCGCGTCGAGGACACGGATCGCGAGCGCAGCGATGCGCAGAAGGAGGCCGGCATCTACGACGGCCTGCGCTGGCTGTCGCTGGACTGGGACGAGGGCCCGAACGTCGGCGGTCCCTACGGACCGTATCGACAGAGCGAGCGCCACGAGGTGCACCGCGAGGCCATCGAGGCGCTGCTGGCGTCGAACGCGGCCTACTACGACTACACGACCGCCGAGGAGCGCGCGGCGGAGCGCGAGGCCCAAATCGCTCGCGGCCAGACGCCACGCTACAGCGGGAGCGGTCGCTCCTTGACCTCTGCCCAGATCGCCGAGCGGCAGGCGGCGGGCGTGGTGCCGGCGGTGCGGTTTGCCTCCGGTTCGGGCGCGGTTGGGTTCGATGACGGAGTGTTCGGACCTCTCACGACCGACGCCTCGGAGATCGAGGACTTCGTGATCGCCCGCGGCGATGGCACGGCCCTCTACAACATGGCCGTGGTGGCCGACGACCGCTCCATGGCGATCACCCACGTCGTGCGGGGCGCCGACCACACCTCCAACACGTTCCGCCAGGTGCTGCTCTATCGAGCCTTGGGATGGGAGCCGCCAAACTTCGCCCACCTGCCGCTGCTGCTCAACAAGCGGCGTCAGAAGCTCTCCAAGCGCGACGGCTCGCAGTGGCTGGGCGAATATCGGGCGCAGGGCTACCTTCCAGAGGCCGTGGTCAACTTCATGGTGTTTCTCGGCTGGTCGCCGGGTGACGAGCGCGAGCTGTTCAGCCTCGACGACCTGGTCGACGAGTTCAGCCTCCAGCGTGTCAATCGGGCCGACGCGGTGTACGACGTGCAGCGGCTGGATCACTTCAACGGCGTTTGGCTGCGGCAGCTGGACATGGACGCGCTGGCTGAGCGCGCGCTGCCGTTTGCCCGGGACGGCGGGCTGCAGGTGGACGAGTCGCAGCGGGACTATTTCCAGCAGGCGCTGGCGCTCGAGCAGGAGCGAATCGGCCACCTGAGTGACGTGCCGGACGTGATGGGGTTCTTCTTCGACGAGGACCTCGATCCCGACGTGGAGCTGATGCGATTCAAGCGCCACGACCGGGCCGAGACCGCTGCGGCACTGACGACCGTTGAAGGCCTGGTCCGCGAGCTGCCGGAGTACACGATCGAGGCGATCGAGACCATGCTGCGCGGACTGGCCGAGCGGCTGGGTTGGAAAACGGGCGACCTGTTCATGCCAATCCGGATCGCCGTGACCGGGCGCCGCGCCACGCCGCCGCTGTTCGAGACGATGGCGGTGCTCGGCCGCGAGCGGTGCCTGGTGCGCCTGCAACGCGCGCGGGACAAGCTCGACGACTAA
- a CDS encoding zinc-binding dehydrogenase translates to MKRSAKPEGKFNVVIEEVPIPEPGPEQVRIRSVTSLISRGSEIGARYTREHAVNPESMGYSLAGVVDAVGAEVTHLRPGDRVVSLAPHAEYVVRDAVYARPDAQNQVYPIADGVSFEQATYWPLLAGGVTWVDIEELARDDLVVVVGQGLVGSLIMQVQKLNGTGTIVAIDTLDLRCDMAAKLGADVVINAAKEDAVAAVRRLSNGVGADTVVYAVGGSAGPKAFGPAMDMVARGGTLHLVGLYEDQPLPLTSGAAQGRRIIGGYYRRGPDAASARRGMDLLASGQVAPERMTTHRYPFEQVADAFDLLYNRIGETLGVVLEFDYRG, encoded by the coding sequence ATGAAGCGATCGGCCAAGCCCGAAGGCAAGTTCAACGTCGTCATCGAAGAGGTCCCGATTCCCGAACCGGGACCGGAACAGGTGCGGATTCGATCCGTCACCAGTCTCATCAGCCGCGGCTCGGAGATTGGGGCCCGCTATACGCGCGAGCACGCGGTGAATCCGGAATCCATGGGATATTCGCTCGCCGGCGTGGTCGACGCGGTCGGGGCCGAGGTGACGCACCTGCGGCCCGGCGACCGCGTGGTATCGCTCGCACCGCACGCCGAATACGTCGTGCGCGACGCGGTCTATGCCAGGCCCGACGCGCAGAATCAGGTCTACCCGATCGCCGACGGCGTGAGCTTCGAGCAGGCGACCTACTGGCCGCTGCTCGCCGGCGGGGTGACCTGGGTGGACATCGAGGAATTGGCCCGCGACGACCTCGTCGTGGTGGTCGGCCAGGGGCTCGTCGGCAGCTTGATCATGCAGGTGCAGAAGCTCAACGGCACCGGCACGATCGTGGCCATCGACACGCTGGACCTGCGCTGCGATATGGCGGCCAAGCTGGGCGCCGATGTCGTGATCAACGCGGCCAAGGAGGACGCGGTGGCGGCGGTGCGGCGTCTGTCCAACGGCGTGGGCGCCGACACGGTGGTCTATGCCGTCGGCGGCTCGGCCGGTCCTAAGGCGTTTGGACCGGCCATGGACATGGTCGCCCGCGGCGGCACGCTGCACCTGGTCGGACTCTACGAGGACCAGCCGCTGCCCCTCACCTCGGGCGCGGCGCAAGGTCGGCGAATCATCGGCGGCTACTACCGGCGCGGTCCCGACGCGGCGTCGGCGCGACGCGGCATGGATCTGCTCGCATCCGGCCAGGTCGCACCCGAGCGGATGACCACCCACCGCTATCCGTTCGAGCAGGTCGCCGACGCGTTCGATCTGCTCTACAACCGGATCGGCGAGACCCTGGGCGTGGTGCTGGAGTTCGACTACAGGGGCTAA
- a CDS encoding HAD-IA family hydrolase has protein sequence MNRPLRGPYRVVLCDVGETLVHYKRSFSATISAEAERLGAQVAMSEVRRIGDEEYDRAIRNPAARGSSADADRSKAFWQGMYTAMGRRLGVSDPAVLAQRLFDEFTTVESYAAIDGAREALTRIRAAGLKLVAASNWEPWLLDLLDHLELRESFDALAVSGLIGVEKPDAAFFERTLEIAGATPDETVHIGDSFYADVQGAWGAGLDAIWINWHNRPAQACPTVETIGAAADAVIAASENGAA, from the coding sequence ATGAATCGGCCTCTGCGCGGTCCTTACCGCGTCGTGCTCTGCGACGTGGGGGAGACCCTGGTGCACTACAAACGCAGCTTCTCCGCCACCATTTCGGCGGAGGCTGAGCGGCTTGGGGCGCAAGTGGCGATGAGCGAGGTTCGCCGCATTGGCGACGAGGAGTACGACCGCGCCATCCGGAATCCGGCCGCGCGCGGCAGCAGCGCCGACGCCGATCGATCCAAGGCATTCTGGCAGGGCATGTACACCGCCATGGGCCGACGCCTGGGCGTCAGCGATCCCGCGGTGCTGGCCCAGCGGCTGTTCGACGAGTTCACGACCGTGGAGTCGTACGCCGCCATCGACGGCGCCCGCGAAGCCCTGACGCGGATTCGCGCGGCGGGGTTGAAGCTCGTGGCGGCGTCGAACTGGGAGCCCTGGCTGCTGGATCTGCTCGACCATCTCGAGCTGCGCGAGTCCTTCGACGCGCTGGCGGTGTCTGGACTCATCGGCGTCGAGAAGCCGGACGCGGCGTTCTTCGAACGCACGCTGGAGATTGCCGGGGCCACGCCTGACGAGACCGTGCACATCGGCGACAGCTTCTACGCCGACGTGCAGGGCGCGTGGGGCGCCGGCCTGGATGCGATCTGGATCAACTGGCACAACCGGCCGGCACAGGCTTGCCCCACGGTCGAGACCATTGGGGCGGCCGCGGACGCCGTCATCGCGGCCAGCGAAAACGGGGCCGCGTGA
- a CDS encoding amidohydrolase family protein: MGAVDVKPEAPPTPTRGPKLAPFIVDCDVHHIWHQIDDVFPYLPRQYVEQIRDFGPMLPGLSYTNVPNILGYRADLEVTRETNFAEFTVQEHLDPYQVDVAVLTGGSVYGVVGISNVDYASALARAFNDWTLDTWVSVDPRYRMTLAVCPNDPAQAAEEIRRLGDHPAVVAVMLPAGARHPYGNRFYHPIYEAAAEHGLVMMTHFGGEGAGVTNPPTAAGYPSYYLEMRMARPQIAQAHVVSLICEGVFEKFPSLRWLFIEVDTWWIPGLLWHFDADWKGLRDTTPWVKRLPSEYFREHVRVGTQPLEQPPRREDMGTFLDWAHAEEVLVYASDFPHWDWDEPRAAAAMIPRDLRPRIFGETARELFGI, encoded by the coding sequence ATGGGCGCCGTTGACGTCAAGCCGGAAGCGCCGCCGACCCCGACCCGTGGACCGAAGCTGGCGCCGTTCATCGTCGATTGTGATGTGCACCACATCTGGCACCAGATCGACGACGTGTTCCCGTATCTCCCGCGGCAGTACGTTGAGCAGATTCGGGATTTCGGCCCGATGCTGCCCGGGCTCAGCTACACCAACGTGCCGAACATCTTGGGTTATCGCGCCGACCTCGAGGTAACGCGCGAGACCAACTTCGCCGAGTTCACGGTGCAGGAGCACCTGGACCCCTACCAGGTCGACGTGGCGGTCCTCACTGGAGGCAGCGTCTACGGGGTCGTTGGGATCTCGAACGTGGACTACGCCTCGGCGCTGGCCCGCGCCTTCAACGACTGGACGCTCGACACCTGGGTGTCGGTGGACCCGCGCTATCGCATGACGCTGGCGGTGTGTCCCAACGATCCCGCGCAGGCGGCCGAGGAAATCCGGCGCCTGGGCGACCACCCGGCCGTGGTCGCCGTGATGCTGCCCGCCGGCGCGCGGCACCCCTATGGCAACCGCTTCTATCACCCGATTTACGAGGCGGCGGCCGAGCACGGCCTGGTGATGATGACCCACTTCGGCGGCGAGGGCGCCGGCGTCACGAACCCGCCGACGGCCGCGGGATATCCGTCCTACTACCTCGAGATGCGAATGGCCCGTCCGCAGATCGCCCAGGCGCACGTGGTGAGCCTCATATGCGAGGGCGTATTCGAGAAGTTCCCGAGCCTCCGCTGGCTGTTCATCGAGGTCGACACCTGGTGGATTCCCGGGTTGCTGTGGCATTTCGACGCTGACTGGAAGGGCCTGCGCGATACCACGCCCTGGGTCAAGCGCCTGCCCAGCGAGTACTTCCGCGAGCACGTGCGGGTGGGCACCCAGCCGTTGGAGCAGCCGCCGCGGCGTGAGGACATGGGGACATTCCTCGACTGGGCGCACGCCGAGGAGGTGCTGGTCTATGCCAGCGACTTCCCCCACTGGGATTGGGACGAGCCCCGCGCCGCGGCCGCCATGATTCCGCGCGATTTGCGCCCGCGCATCTTCGGCGAGACCGCGCGTGAGCTCTTCGGCATCTAG
- a CDS encoding isochorismatase family protein translates to MNPPKLRASDALLIVDVQRDFCPGGALAVPDGDAVVPVLNRWIDAAHAAGAAVFASRDWHPPDHVSFQEQGGPWPSHCVAETDGAGFHRNLALPDSATVIDKGTDAGHEAYSAFEGTDLDAQLRAAGIERLWVGGLALDYCVRASVLDARRIVGLPVHLILSATRAVEVQPGDGSRALDDMRSAGAVTDDVS, encoded by the coding sequence ATGAACCCGCCGAAACTGCGAGCCTCCGACGCGCTGCTCATCGTCGACGTGCAGCGGGACTTCTGTCCCGGCGGCGCCCTGGCGGTGCCGGACGGCGACGCCGTGGTGCCGGTGCTGAACCGGTGGATCGACGCGGCCCACGCTGCCGGCGCGGCCGTCTTCGCCTCGCGCGACTGGCATCCGCCCGACCACGTGAGCTTCCAGGAGCAGGGCGGACCGTGGCCGTCGCACTGCGTGGCGGAGACGGACGGCGCAGGCTTTCATCGCAATCTCGCCCTGCCCGATTCGGCCACCGTCATCGACAAGGGGACGGATGCGGGACATGAGGCCTACTCCGCATTCGAGGGCACCGACCTTGACGCGCAGCTTCGCGCCGCCGGCATCGAACGACTGTGGGTCGGCGGGCTGGCCCTGGATTACTGCGTGCGCGCCAGCGTGCTCGACGCGCGGCGCATTGTTGGCCTGCCCGTCCACCTCATCTTGAGCGCCACCCGTGCGGTCGAGGTGCAGCCGGGCGATGGGTCCCGCGCGCTGGACGACATGCGCTCGGCGGGCGCCGTCACCGACGACGTGAGCTAG
- a CDS encoding NUDIX hydrolase produces the protein MNLEWETIRSQVAWRGRFPVLVDEIRSLEDAREMTYTYLGIGVGAVVVLALDDADRAICVRQYRHPMRRVVRELPAGHIDRGEDRTLAAHREFEEETGLRLGHLEHLGSYVPVPSLADFSMHMYFGHTLTPGRQQLDENELLEIERVPIKDLHQAILEGREPVVSMNYTVLFAAARGWLPL, from the coding sequence GTGAACCTCGAGTGGGAAACGATCCGGTCGCAGGTGGCCTGGCGCGGGCGCTTCCCCGTGCTGGTGGACGAAATCCGTTCGCTGGAAGACGCGCGCGAGATGACCTACACCTACCTTGGCATCGGCGTCGGCGCGGTGGTCGTCCTGGCGCTGGACGATGCCGACCGGGCCATCTGCGTCCGTCAATACCGCCACCCGATGCGCCGCGTGGTGCGGGAGCTACCGGCCGGCCACATCGATCGGGGCGAGGACCGGACCCTGGCCGCACATCGCGAATTCGAGGAAGAAACCGGCCTGCGCCTGGGACACCTGGAGCACCTGGGCAGCTACGTCCCCGTCCCGTCGCTGGCCGATTTCTCGATGCACATGTATTTCGGCCACACCCTCACGCCGGGCCGACAACAGCTCGACGAAAACGAGCTGTTGGAGATCGAGCGCGTTCCCATCAAGGACCTCCACCAGGCCATCCTCGAAGGCCGCGAGCCCGTCGTCTCGATGAACTACACCGTGCTGTTCGCCGCTGCGCGGGGTTGGTTGCCGCTTTAG